A segment of the Paracoccus suum genome:
CCCTTGCGCAGGTGCTTTTGAAAGAAGGCCTGCCCGCCCAACCCGTCCGGCAGGCGCACGAGCGACAATGGCCGGTTCGCCGTCATCGGCAGCATACGGTCGGCAATATCGGCGTAATACTGGGCCAACTCCAGCTTGGTCGGGCCTTTGGGCGGGAACAGCACCCGTTCGGGGTGCGAGACGCCGATGGTGGCGACGATGACGCGCTCGCCGTCGCTGACGGTTGTGGGGGCCTCGCTATCCATCACGACCTCCTCGGCGGGCTTGTCCTCGCGCAGCCCGACATAGGCGGCGTGGCGCAATTGGCCATCATCGGTCACCTCGCCATAGCGAATCTCGACCGTCAACTGTGGCTTGACCCAGACCGCACCGCGCGCATCCGCCGGGCGCTTGTCCAGCACCATCGGCGCTTTCAGGCGCTCCAGCCGGGCGGCCAGATCGGCCTGCGTGGCCATGTCGAACCCGGTGCCCACCTTGCCGCGATAGATCCATTTGCCGCCCTCATGCGTGCCCAGCAGCAGGGACGAGAACTCGCGCCCGCGCTTGTCAGACGGCTGCCAGCCCAGGACCACAAACTCGGCCCGGCGCTCGCATTTGGTCTTCAGCCAGGCGGTCGTGCGCCCGCTGCGCCAAGGCGAGTCGCTGCGCTTGCTGACGATCCCCTCGCCGCCGGCCTCGCAGATCGGCGCCAGCACTTCCGCGCCGTCGCCATCGATCACGGTCGACAGCTCGATCAGCCCCATGGGGGGCGCGTCCTTCAGCAGCGCCTCAAGCGCCTTGCGCCGCTTGCTCAGCGGCTCGTCCCGCAGGTCACAGCCATCGCGCTCAAGCAGGTCGAAGGCATAGAACCGGAACGGGCCGCCCTCGCCGATGGCACGTTGCAGCGCACCAAAACCGCCCAGGTCGGCGCCGGCCACGACCTCGCCATCAATCAGCGCGGTCTTGGCGGGCAGTTCCTCAAAGGCGGGCAGCAGCGATTCAAAACGGTCCGACCAGTCGAGGCCGGACCGGGTGCGGAACCGCGCCCCCTCCGCGCCGATCTGGATCTGGCCGCGATAGCCGTCGAACTTCAGTTCGTGCCACCAGCCATCCGCGCCCGGGGCATCCTTGACCAGCGTTGGCAGCATCGGCGCCTCGAATGCCGGCGCGGGCGCCTTGCGGGGCGGGCCAAAGGGCCGCGGCTCGGCATCAGCGGCGATCTGGGCGTGATCGCGATTTGTCAGCACCGAGCTGGTGTACCGCGCGACCGGATCGGGCTGATGCGCGGCCGCGTCCTCCTGCTTGATCAGCAACCAGTTCTCACGGCCCTTGTCGGAGGGCTTGCCCTTGATGCGCACCAAGTGCCACTCGCCCGTCAGGCGCCGGCCGATGATCCGCAGCCGCAAGTGGCCCTTGGCAAGGCCGCGGTCGATGTCGTCGACCGGCTGCCACGTGCCGATGTCCCACAGCATGACGACCCCGGCGCCGTAATTGCCGGCCGGAATGGTGCCCTCGAAGCGCAGATAATCCAGCGGATGATCCTCGGTCCGCACGGCCAGCCGCTTGTCGGCCGGGTCCAGCGACGGCCCGCGCGTCACTGCCCAGCTGAGCAGCACGCCCCCCCATTCCAGCCGCAAATCGTAATGCAGCCGCGTCGCGTCGTGGCACTGCATGGAATAATGCAGCCCCAGCCCCCGCGGCCTTGCGACGCCCGCAGGTTCGGGCGTGTCGCCGAAATTGCGTTTGGATCGATAGGTGGCGAGCGATTCCATCAGCTGGCCTTCTTGGCGGCCGCCCTGCTGGCTGCCGGTTTCCTGGCGGATTTGGCCGGGGCCTTGGCCTTGTCACCGCCCGCGGACTTCAGGCTTTCCTTCAGTGCTGCCATCAGGTCGACGACATTGGTGCCCTTGGACGGGCCCTCGGTATCATCGCTGGTCCGGGCGCGCTTGACCTTGCCGGACTTGCGCTTTTCCTCGATCAGCGCGCGCAGAGCGGTGTCGTAGTGATCGGTAAAAGCGTCGGCCTTAAAGGGTGCCGTCTTTTTCTCGATCAACTGGGTCGCGACGGCCAGCAGGTCCTCGTCCGGGTCATCGTCGCCGATCTCGGCGAACAGCGGGTCGGCCTTTCGGATCTCCTCGGCGTAATACAGCGTCTCCATCAACAGGCCGTCACCGCAGGGCTTGACTGCGCACAGGCTCTCGCGCCCGCGCAGGGTCAGCTGCCCGAGGCCGATTTTTTCCGTCCTGCGCAGCGCGTCGCGCACGACCTTGTAGGCATCCTCAGCGAGTTCGTCGGTGGGAACGATGTAATAAGGCTTCTCGAAATAGAGGGGGGGGATCTCGCAGGCGCCGACGAACTGGACCAGTTCAAAGGTCTTTTTGGTCTCCAACCGGATGGCGTCGATTTCCGACGGCTCGAGCAGCATGTATTCGTTGTCGCCGACCTCGTAGCCCTTCATGATCTCGTCGGCCTTGACCGGGCCGACGCCGGCGACGGTCTTTTCATACCGCACCGGCTTGCCTGTGGGACCGTGAATCTGGCGAAAGCTGATGGCCCGGCCCGATTGCGTGGCACTGTGAATCTCGATCGGAATCGACACCAGGGACAGGCGCAACTGTCCCTTCCAGATCGCACGCGAGGCCATGGCGGTTCCTTTCGATGGACAATGGGCAACGCACATCCCGCGCGGCGGTTTCGCCCGATCGGCACGGGGGAGCAGATTCCCGAGCGCCGCCAGCGCGGGCTATCCAAAGCCCGGTACCCGAAGGCCAACCATTTGAAGTTAGCTAAAGTTCCGCCCGGGGGTGCGCCGCCGAGGCGTCGGTCAGAACGCGACCTTGACCCCGGGCAGGTTCAGCGCGGTAATCAGGTCGCGCAATTCCTGCCGGGCGGCGATGTTCGACATCGAAAGTTGCGCCGTGCCAACGTCCTTGAGGTCCAGCAGCGTCAGGCCGCGCGGGAACAATTCGCGAAAGATCACCCGCTCGGCAAAGCCTGGCGCCACGCGAAAGCCGATGCGCTTGGACAGGTTCTGCAGCGCCGCGCCGACCTTACGCTTGTTGTGCATCTCGGTGGTGCCGAGACGGTTGCGCAGCACGATCCAGTCGATCGGGCCCGCGCCGGCCTGCCCCCGCATCTGCCGCGCTGTCCAGACCATCTCCGCATAGATCGACGGGCCCAGCACCTTGCCGTCCGGGTTCAGCCGCGCCAGCAGGTCGAAATCGATGAAGCTGTCGTTCATGGGCGTGACCAGCGTGTCGGCCAGCGTATGCGCCATCTGGCTCAGCCGGGTATGGCTGCCCGGACAGTCGAGGATGATGAAATCGCTCTCGCCCTCCAGCTCGGCCATGGCAGCCGACAGGGGGTCGGTGTCGTCGGTGCTGCGCGCCTCGAGGATGCCGAGGCGCGGGGTGGGAAGGGCCAGCCCCTCGCGCGCGGAGAAGGCCGCGCGGTTTTCCAGGTAGCGGCCAAAGCTGCGCTGCCGCACGTCGAGGTCCAGCGCGCCCACCCGGTGCCCCATCCGCGCCAGCGCAGTCGCGACATGCATTGAGGTGGTGGACTTGCCCGACCCACCCTTTTCGTTGCCGATGACGATGATATGCGCCACGCCACGGACCTCCCTGCGACGGCGGGACCCTAGACGCACGAAAGCGTGTGGGAAAGCCGCCCGATATCGAAAGCTGTGGACAGACGGCGTGATCAGCGGAGGGCGGCTTTCGCGCATGTCCCCGGCAGATACCGTCCTTCAGTCACAAACCAAAAGCGCCGCCCCATCGGGGCGGCGCTGCTATCTGCCAAGGGCCGGGCTTCAGAAGCCGAGGCCCGCGTATTTGTTCTTGAACTTGGACACGCGCCCGCCGGAGTCCATCAGCTTGGCGTTGCCGCCAGTCCAGGCCGGGTGCACCGTCGGGTCGATGTCGAGGGTCATGGTGTCGCCCTCTTTGCCCCAGGTCGAGCGGACCTGATAGGTGGTGCCGTCGGTCATCTTGACGGTGATCATGTGGTATTCGGGATGAATATCGCTGCGCATGGCTGGACCCTCAGGCTTTGGCGCCGGCAGCGCCGGTCTTGGGCTTGTAGTTGGTAACCTCGGCGATGCGGGCAGATTTGCCGCGGCGATCGCGCAGGTAGTACAGCTTGGCGCGGCGAACGCGGCCGCGGCGGACAACCTCGATACTGTCGATGTTGGTGGCATACAGCGGGAACACCCGCTCGACACCCTCGCCAAAGCTGATCTTGCGCACGGTGAAGCTGGCGCCGATGCCGGCCCCGCCCTTGCGGCTGATGCAGACGCCTTCGTACATCTGCACGCGGGTGCGAGTGCCCTCGGTCACCTTGTAGCCAACGCGCACGGTGTCACCGGCCTTGAAATCGGGAATGGTCTTGCCGAGCGCATCGATCTGCTCGGCCTCCAGCTGTGCGATCAGATTCATCGCGGGTTCATCCTTCATCTTGCTCGCGGTGGTTCCGCGATTGGTGTGATGCGCCCGAGAGCTGTCGGTCCTTTGCCGGGTCGATACCAACCGCATGGCGGTCCTGGTATGCCCGCCACAGGTCGGGGCGGCGTTCCTTGGTCAGCCTTTCGGCCTCGGCTTGCCGCCAACGGGCAATGGCCGCGTGATTGCCAGAGAGCAGAACCTCGGGCACCGTGCGGCCGTCCCAGTCGGAAGGCTTCGTATACTGCGGATGTTCGAGAAGACCGTCGGAAAAGGATTCCTCGGCCAGCGAATCGCGATTCCCCAGCACGCGCGGTATAAGGCGGACGGTCGCATCGATCAAGACCTGCGCCGCTAGCTCGCCGCCGGTCAGGACGTAATCGCCGATGCTGATCTCCTCGATGCCGCGGGCCTGCAGCACGCGCTCGTCCACGCCCTCGAAACGCCCGCAGACCAGCGTGACGCCGGGCCCTTCGGCCAGCGCGCGGGCGCGGGCCTGGGTCAGCGGCGCGCCGCGCGGCGACATGTAGATGACTGGCAGATGCGGCGCGGCCTCGCCCAGCGCTGCGTCGAGGACGTCGGGGCGGATCACCAGCCCGGCGCCGCCGCCCGCCGGCGTGTCATCGACATTGCGATGCCGCCCCAGGCCATGCTCGCGCAGCGCGATGGTCCGCAGGCTCCACAGCCCCTCGGCCAGAGCCTTGCCGGTCAGCGACAGGCCGAGCGTGCCGGGAAACGCCTCGGGGAACAGGGTGACGATCTGGGCCATCCATCCGCGGTCGCCCGCGGGCTCGGCCATCAGGTCGCGCGGTTGGGCGCTGGGGCGGGCATTCAGGCGGCCATGGGATCGGGTCAGGCCTGCACCGTCAGGTTCGCTCATGGCGTCGGCCACGTCTCAGGGCGCAGTTGCGCCAAGCGGCTCATTCGTCGCTCTCGGGCGGGTCTGCCACGATGCGGCCCACGGCCAGATCGACCGTCGGCACGACTGCGCGGGTAAACGGCAGCAGCAGAACGCCCTTGGGTCCTGCCACCTCGATGATGTCGCCCGCGCCGTGGTCGTGAATGGCGCGCACGCGGCCCAACTCTGCCCCGCCAGGATCGCTGACCAGCAGGCCGATCAGGTCGGCGTGGTAAAACTCGTCATCGGGCAGCGAAGGCAGCCGCGCGCGATCTGCCCACAGGGTCACACCCTTGGCCGCCTCGG
Coding sequences within it:
- the ligD gene encoding DNA ligase D encodes the protein MESLATYRSKRNFGDTPEPAGVARPRGLGLHYSMQCHDATRLHYDLRLEWGGVLLSWAVTRGPSLDPADKRLAVRTEDHPLDYLRFEGTIPAGNYGAGVVMLWDIGTWQPVDDIDRGLAKGHLRLRIIGRRLTGEWHLVRIKGKPSDKGRENWLLIKQEDAAAHQPDPVARYTSSVLTNRDHAQIAADAEPRPFGPPRKAPAPAFEAPMLPTLVKDAPGADGWWHELKFDGYRGQIQIGAEGARFRTRSGLDWSDRFESLLPAFEELPAKTALIDGEVVAGADLGGFGALQRAIGEGGPFRFYAFDLLERDGCDLRDEPLSKRRKALEALLKDAPPMGLIELSTVIDGDGAEVLAPICEAGGEGIVSKRSDSPWRSGRTTAWLKTKCERRAEFVVLGWQPSDKRGREFSSLLLGTHEGGKWIYRGKVGTGFDMATQADLAARLERLKAPMVLDKRPADARGAVWVKPQLTVEIRYGEVTDDGQLRHAAYVGLREDKPAEEVVMDSEAPTTVSDGERVIVATIGVSHPERVLFPPKGPTKLELAQYYADIADRMLPMTANRPLSLVRLPDGLGGQAFFQKHLRKGWPKSLKPVPVETSSGVEDYMYVTDAAGLVGAVQMGTVEFHIWGSRRDNLDRPDRMVFDLDPDEGLDWEKVRTAAFEMRDVLAELGLPSWPMLTGGKGVHVVIPLRRTVGWDTVKLFSHTVASHCAERWPDRYLANMSKAKRSGRIFIDYLRNERGSTAIAPFSVRARPGATVAFPLSWQALEDAPGANAYDMKRALAEGNWDNVGVPAPASLPAAIKKMAQLWG
- the rimM gene encoding ribosome maturation factor RimM (Essential for efficient processing of 16S rRNA), encoding MAEADRKEARICVGAIAGAFGVQGEVRLKSFCATPSDIASYGPLTSEDGSRSFTVRLTRPVTGGLGARLSGISNRDQAEAAKGVTLWADRARLPSLPDDEFYHADLIGLLVSDPGGAELGRVRAIHDHGAGDIIEVAGPKGVLLLPFTRAVVPTVDLAVGRIVADPPESDE
- a CDS encoding Ku protein, with product MASRAIWKGQLRLSLVSIPIEIHSATQSGRAISFRQIHGPTGKPVRYEKTVAGVGPVKADEIMKGYEVGDNEYMLLEPSEIDAIRLETKKTFELVQFVGACEIPPLYFEKPYYIVPTDELAEDAYKVVRDALRRTEKIGLGQLTLRGRESLCAVKPCGDGLLMETLYYAEEIRKADPLFAEIGDDDPDEDLLAVATQLIEKKTAPFKADAFTDHYDTALRALIEEKRKSGKVKRARTSDDTEGPSKGTNVVDLMAALKESLKSAGGDKAKAPAKSARKPAASRAAAKKAS
- a CDS encoding division plane positioning ATPase MipZ; its protein translation is MAHIIVIGNEKGGSGKSTTSMHVATALARMGHRVGALDLDVRQRSFGRYLENRAAFSAREGLALPTPRLGILEARSTDDTDPLSAAMAELEGESDFIILDCPGSHTRLSQMAHTLADTLVTPMNDSFIDFDLLARLNPDGKVLGPSIYAEMVWTARQMRGQAGAGPIDWIVLRNRLGTTEMHNKRKVGAALQNLSKRIGFRVAPGFAERVIFRELFPRGLTLLDLKDVGTAQLSMSNIAARQELRDLITALNLPGVKVAF
- the rpmE gene encoding 50S ribosomal protein L31 — its product is MRSDIHPEYHMITVKMTDGTTYQVRSTWGKEGDTMTLDIDPTVHPAWTGGNAKLMDSGGRVSKFKNKYAGLGF
- the trmD gene encoding tRNA (guanosine(37)-N1)-methyltransferase TrmD, encoding MSEPDGAGLTRSHGRLNARPSAQPRDLMAEPAGDRGWMAQIVTLFPEAFPGTLGLSLTGKALAEGLWSLRTIALREHGLGRHRNVDDTPAGGGAGLVIRPDVLDAALGEAAPHLPVIYMSPRGAPLTQARARALAEGPGVTLVCGRFEGVDERVLQARGIEEISIGDYVLTGGELAAQVLIDATVRLIPRVLGNRDSLAEESFSDGLLEHPQYTKPSDWDGRTVPEVLLSGNHAAIARWRQAEAERLTKERRPDLWRAYQDRHAVGIDPAKDRQLSGASHQSRNHREQDEG
- the rplS gene encoding 50S ribosomal protein L19, which produces MNLIAQLEAEQIDALGKTIPDFKAGDTVRVGYKVTEGTRTRVQMYEGVCISRKGGAGIGASFTVRKISFGEGVERVFPLYATNIDSIEVVRRGRVRRAKLYYLRDRRGKSARIAEVTNYKPKTGAAGAKA